In Flavobacterium sp. N1736, the following are encoded in one genomic region:
- a CDS encoding cell division protein FtsX → MSSNFDKFQKRRLISSYFSVVLSVFLVLFLLGVLGLFIINSKKLADDFKEKIAMTVFFKNEANDSVIKAFNTQLKRAPFARSFVYVTKEKAAKEHTDIIGEDFLTFLGENPLLNSFDIHLKADYVERDSILQIESKLRQNTMIEDIVYDKQLVNLVNDNIKKVSMWILIISGFLTVIAVLLINSSLRLSIHSNRFIIKTMQMVGATKSFIRKPFVMRSVKLGILGAGLAIIALIALLLYVETNFPGLGILEDKVLIALVLLAVFGLGILITWVSTHFATQRFLNLRTDDLY, encoded by the coding sequence ATGAGTTCTAACTTTGATAAATTTCAAAAGCGCAGGTTAATTTCCTCTTATTTTTCGGTTGTATTAAGTGTTTTTCTGGTTCTATTCCTTTTAGGAGTACTGGGATTATTCATTATCAATTCTAAAAAACTGGCTGATGATTTTAAGGAAAAAATCGCAATGACAGTTTTCTTTAAAAATGAAGCCAATGATAGTGTAATAAAAGCTTTTAATACGCAATTAAAAAGAGCTCCTTTTGCAAGATCATTTGTTTATGTAACCAAAGAAAAAGCTGCAAAAGAACATACTGATATTATTGGAGAAGATTTCCTTACTTTCTTAGGAGAAAACCCATTATTAAATTCTTTTGATATTCACTTAAAAGCAGATTATGTTGAGAGAGACAGCATTCTGCAAATTGAAAGCAAACTACGCCAAAATACCATGATTGAAGATATTGTTTATGACAAGCAATTGGTAAATCTGGTTAACGATAACATCAAAAAAGTAAGTATGTGGATTTTGATTATCAGCGGTTTCCTTACCGTAATTGCTGTTTTATTAATCAACAGTTCATTACGTTTATCCATTCACTCAAACCGATTCATTATTAAAACGATGCAAATGGTTGGCGCAACAAAATCGTTTATTCGTAAACCATTTGTTATGCGTAGTGTAAAACTAGGAATATTGGGCGCAGGATTGGCAATTATTGCCTTGATTGCACTTTTACTTTATGTAGAAACCAATTTCCCGGGATTAGGAATTTTAGAAGACAAAGTCTTAATTGCACTTGTATTGTTAGCCGTTTTCGGATTGGGTATTTTAATTACCTGGGTAAGTACGCACTTTGCAACACAACGTTTCCTGAATTTAAGAACAGACGATCTTTACTAG
- a CDS encoding DUF3098 domain-containing protein: MKNNNNNTEQPQKQEFLFDGINYKILLIGIGVIALGFVLMSGGGSDNPNVFNEDVFSFRRIRLAPTTVLIGFGITIYSIFKKSK, translated from the coding sequence ATGAAAAATAATAACAACAATACAGAACAACCGCAAAAACAGGAATTTCTTTTTGATGGTATCAACTACAAAATTCTATTAATTGGAATTGGTGTTATCGCATTAGGATTTGTTTTAATGTCTGGCGGAGGAAGTGATAATCCTAATGTTTTTAATGAGGATGTTTTTAGTTTCAGACGTATTCGTTTGGCTCCAACAACTGTTTTAATTGGTTTTGGAATCACGATTTATTCTATTTTCAAAAAATCTAAGTAG
- a CDS encoding undecaprenyl-diphosphate phosphatase: MNTLQAIVLAIIEGITEFLPISSTGHMIIASSFFGIAHEDFTKLFTIVIQLGAILSVVVLYFKRFFQTLDFYFKLLVAFIPAVVLGLLLSDFIDGLLENPVTVAISLLIGGLILLKVDEWFNNPNTAETSQEITYLQAFKIGLFQCLAMIPGVSRSGASIVGGMSQKLSRTTAAEFSFFLAVPTMLGATVKKCYDYYKAGFELSHDQVNLLIIGNVVAFIVALLAIKSFIGFLTKNGFKVFGYYRIIAGIILLLIHFFIHPLTII, translated from the coding sequence ATGAATACATTACAAGCTATCGTTCTTGCCATTATTGAAGGAATTACAGAATTCTTACCTATTTCTTCAACTGGCCACATGATTATTGCTTCTTCTTTTTTCGGAATTGCACATGAGGATTTCACCAAACTTTTTACGATTGTTATTCAGCTTGGCGCTATACTTTCGGTAGTTGTTTTATATTTCAAACGCTTTTTTCAAACACTTGATTTCTATTTTAAACTATTGGTTGCGTTTATTCCTGCCGTTGTTTTAGGTTTATTATTAAGTGATTTTATTGATGGTTTATTAGAAAATCCGGTTACGGTTGCCATTTCTCTTTTAATAGGCGGTTTGATTTTATTAAAAGTAGACGAATGGTTTAATAATCCGAATACAGCCGAAACATCTCAGGAAATCACTTATCTGCAAGCTTTTAAAATTGGTTTATTTCAATGTTTGGCTATGATTCCCGGAGTTTCAAGAAGCGGCGCAAGTATTGTGGGCGGAATGTCGCAAAAATTATCAAGAACCACAGCGGCAGAATTCTCATTTTTTTTAGCAGTTCCAACCATGTTGGGTGCAACAGTAAAAAAATGCTACGATTATTATAAAGCAGGATTCGAATTATCTCATGATCAGGTTAATTTGTTGATTATAGGAAATGTTGTTGCTTTTATAGTAGCACTTTTAGCCATCAAATCTTTCATTGGTTTTTTAACTAAAAATGGTTTTAAAGTTTTTGGTTATTACCGAATTATTGCCGGAATCATTTTATTATTGATTCACTTTTTCATTCATCCCCTTACGATTATATAA
- the truB gene encoding tRNA pseudouridine(55) synthase TruB, protein MTPEEYLNGQVLLIDKPLKWSSFQAVNKLKYLLINKVGLPKKFKIGHAGTLDPLATGLLLICTGKFTKRISELQGQAKEYTGTFYIGATTPSYDLETEIDQTFPTSHIDEALIHETVKQFLGEIDQKPPIFSAIKKDGVRLYEHARAGETIEIESRKTTIHEFEITRIALPEIDFRVVCSKGTYIRSLAFDFGKAMNSGSHLTVLRRTKIGDYDVKNAIDITLFEESLLQN, encoded by the coding sequence ATGACACCTGAAGAATATTTAAACGGACAAGTTTTATTGATTGACAAACCTTTAAAATGGAGTTCGTTTCAAGCTGTCAATAAATTAAAATACCTTTTAATCAATAAAGTCGGACTTCCAAAAAAGTTTAAAATTGGTCACGCCGGAACTCTTGATCCATTAGCGACCGGATTATTATTAATTTGCACAGGAAAATTCACCAAAAGAATATCTGAACTTCAGGGTCAGGCTAAAGAATATACGGGAACTTTTTATATTGGAGCCACTACTCCATCGTATGATTTAGAAACAGAAATCGATCAGACTTTTCCAACTTCGCATATCGACGAAGCTTTGATTCATGAAACCGTAAAACAGTTTTTAGGCGAAATTGATCAAAAACCACCAATTTTCTCCGCTATTAAAAAAGACGGCGTTCGTTTATATGAACATGCACGCGCCGGAGAAACTATAGAAATCGAAAGCAGAAAAACGACTATTCATGAATTTGAAATAACCCGAATTGCACTTCCTGAAATCGATTTTAGGGTTGTTTGCAGTAAAGGAACTTATATTCGTTCATTAGCTTTTGATTTTGGAAAAGCCATGAATTCAGGATCACATTTAACTGTTTTACGCCGAACTAAAATTGGCGATTACGACGTTAAAAATGCGATCGATATTACTTTGTTTGAAGAAAGTCTACTACAAAATTAA
- a CDS encoding thioredoxin family protein yields the protein MKSIVAKALFNSYSYPEYRKLVTDLLSEEKSTGNEQSESLTHYTKLNEARMNRLEKTIKISEDVISKLQNLNNHYIWLVISEGWCGDAAQILPVINKMAIESNKKIDVRIVLRDQNDDLMNQYLTNGGRAIPKVIVICKEAGIVRADWGPRPKEAAELMINYKKEFGVIDEKIKTDLQLWYLADKGISVQQELVQIMENIKYNRL from the coding sequence ATGAAAAGTATTGTAGCTAAAGCATTATTCAATAGTTATTCTTATCCTGAATATCGAAAACTTGTTACAGATTTATTATCAGAAGAAAAATCAACCGGTAACGAACAATCAGAAAGTCTTACTCATTACACCAAATTGAATGAAGCGAGAATGAATCGTCTGGAAAAAACCATCAAAATTTCTGAAGATGTAATTTCAAAACTACAAAACTTAAACAACCATTATATCTGGCTTGTTATTTCTGAAGGCTGGTGTGGAGATGCAGCGCAAATACTTCCTGTAATTAATAAAATGGCGATCGAATCTAATAAAAAGATCGATGTAAGAATCGTGCTGCGTGATCAAAACGACGATTTAATGAATCAGTATTTAACAAACGGCGGCAGAGCAATTCCAAAAGTAATTGTGATTTGTAAAGAAGCCGGAATTGTTCGTGCCGATTGGGGACCAAGACCAAAAGAAGCTGCAGAATTGATGATCAATTATAAAAAAGAATTTGGTGTAATTGATGAGAAAATCAAAACCGATTTGCAGTTATGGTATCTTGCAGATAAAGGAATTTCGGTTCAGCAGGAATTAGTTCAGATAATGGAAAACATTAAATACAATCGCCTTTAA
- the pyrH gene encoding UMP kinase produces the protein MKYKRILLKLSGEALMGDLQYGIDPKRLAEYAEEIKQIHSKGVEIAIVIGGGNIFRGVAGASAGMDRVQGDYMGMLATVINGMALQGALEDKGMKTRLQTALKMESIAEPYIKRRADRHLEKGRIVIFGAGTGNPYFTTDTAAVLRGIEINADVILKGTRVDGVYDSDPEKNASAVKFDMISFDDVLKKGLNVMDTTAFTLSQENKLPIVVFDMNKIGNLLKICEGENIGTVVNV, from the coding sequence ATGAAATATAAAAGAATTCTTCTAAAACTAAGTGGCGAAGCCTTAATGGGTGATTTACAATACGGAATTGACCCAAAAAGATTAGCCGAATATGCTGAAGAAATTAAGCAAATTCACAGTAAAGGAGTAGAAATTGCTATTGTTATAGGAGGAGGAAATATTTTTAGAGGCGTTGCAGGTGCAAGTGCCGGTATGGATAGAGTACAAGGCGATTATATGGGAATGCTTGCTACTGTTATTAATGGAATGGCTTTGCAGGGTGCTCTTGAAGACAAGGGAATGAAAACACGTTTGCAGACTGCTCTTAAAATGGAATCTATTGCAGAACCTTATATTAAAAGAAGAGCAGATCGTCATCTTGAAAAAGGAAGAATCGTAATTTTTGGAGCCGGAACCGGAAATCCATATTTTACAACCGATACTGCAGCTGTTTTAAGAGGAATTGAAATTAATGCTGATGTTATCTTAAAAGGTACGCGTGTTGATGGTGTTTATGACTCTGATCCTGAAAAAAATGCTTCGGCAGTAAAATTTGATATGATTTCGTTTGATGATGTCCTTAAAAAAGGATTAAACGTAATGGATACAACTGCTTTTACTTTAAGCCAGGAAAACAAATTGCCAATCGTTGTTTTTGACATGAACAAAATTGGAAATCTATTAAAAATCTGCGAAGGCGAAAATATTGGAACTGTAGTTAATGTATAG
- the frr gene encoding ribosome recycling factor — translation MSEEIDFILESTEESMNGSIAHLEKEFLNIRAGKASPAMLGSVFVDYYGSATPLSQVSKISVPDARTITLQPFEKNMLQTIEKAIMIANIGFNPMNNGDVIIISVPPLTEERRRDLAKQAKSEAEDAKIGIRNSRKDANTDIKKLEKEGTSEDVCKSAEEEVQNLTNAYIKKIDELLAAKEAEIMKV, via the coding sequence ATGAGTGAAGAAATAGATTTTATTTTAGAAAGTACTGAAGAATCAATGAATGGTTCGATAGCGCATTTAGAAAAAGAATTCTTAAACATTCGTGCAGGAAAAGCTTCTCCTGCGATGTTAGGAAGTGTTTTCGTAGATTATTACGGATCTGCAACACCACTTTCGCAAGTATCAAAAATTAGCGTTCCTGATGCAAGAACAATTACATTACAGCCTTTTGAAAAAAACATGCTGCAAACAATTGAAAAAGCGATTATGATTGCTAATATTGGTTTCAACCCAATGAATAACGGAGACGTTATCATTATCAGCGTTCCGCCTTTAACAGAAGAGCGCCGTAGAGATTTGGCCAAACAAGCAAAATCTGAAGCAGAAGATGCAAAAATTGGTATTCGTAACTCTCGTAAAGATGCTAATACTGATATTAAAAAATTAGAAAAAGAAGGAACTTCAGAAGATGTTTGTAAATCTGCAGAAGAAGAAGTTCAGAATTTAACAAATGCATACATCAAAAAAATTGACGAATTATTGGCTGCTAAAGAAGCAGAAATCATGAAAGTTTAA
- a CDS encoding DUF5686 and carboxypeptidase regulatory-like domain-containing protein → MKLFCLLTLFFTLTIQAQFQINGIVNDSKNKPLPFATITTSDNNNTITDVDGKFILKSITNISSFTVSYIGFTTKNIVIVNNKKFYSVSLSEKTDDLKEVVISNENPALAILRKVIANKNNNNPQKKLNSFEYKTYNKLIVTANPDSIDGRIDSSAAYRDFNKKEINIDSSDYKFKEIISKQHLFQTEKVSQYQFANNKLKETILGSKMAGFKQPVYEIIAFNLQSISIYDTKYELFETKHQSPIADNALADYNYKLLDTVAIKGRNTYMIYFKNKKRKSNRLEGVLYIDQENFAVAKAVMRIKGVLDISGIHEFDYVPGEKLWFQSNTTFKIVKGKNNEDIKILGGTILFDADAEEDVEPRKKVASDFTYLLSESNNFDVHYNNNSPIKNPSLYIEIKDDASKQPETFWNKYRKDSLDLKGQKTYQLLDSLSINKRIEKRLGLGRKIINGYFPLGPIDLDLKKIISYNNYEGFRLGLGGVTNDRFSKNFRIEGYSAYGTKDGVIKYSLGAGVLLDKNTNTWLNGSYTDDIREIASTVFAVDKRVFKIYDPRPINISTFYSYTSWKTNLQTKIIPKTEAVLELSTSYIEPKFDYLFNLNGKLYSNYTMTTAMLSIVWAPFSEFMQTPTGRNESDKRFPRFTFQYTQSLPNVLGNDFTFGKIDFKTEYEKKYLNGQKTSLLLQGGYAIGDVPITHLYNTAPNNLTKETVVQRITFAGRNSFETMYFNEFFSSQYIMFQIKHGFDRIRLLRKVRPSMVLVTRMAWGNMENPEQHVGPTYKTLDRGFFESGIELNKIYKGFGLGGFYRYGPNQLLKFEDNVAVKISYVLDLGL, encoded by the coding sequence ATGAAGCTATTTTGTTTATTGACTTTGTTTTTCACGCTTACTATTCAGGCGCAATTTCAAATAAACGGAATTGTGAACGACTCCAAAAACAAACCGCTTCCATTTGCCACGATTACAACTTCAGACAATAATAATACGATTACGGATGTCGACGGAAAATTTATCCTCAAATCGATAACAAACATCTCCTCTTTTACGGTTTCATATATTGGTTTTACGACCAAAAATATTGTTATTGTAAATAATAAAAAATTCTATTCGGTTTCACTTTCTGAAAAAACAGATGATTTAAAAGAAGTTGTCATTTCGAATGAAAATCCGGCTTTAGCCATTTTAAGAAAAGTTATAGCGAATAAAAACAATAACAATCCGCAGAAAAAACTAAATAGTTTTGAATACAAAACGTATAATAAACTTATTGTAACGGCGAATCCTGACTCTATTGATGGCAGAATTGATTCATCTGCAGCCTATAGAGATTTCAATAAAAAAGAAATAAACATCGATTCTTCTGATTATAAGTTTAAAGAAATAATCAGCAAACAGCATTTATTTCAAACCGAAAAAGTATCACAATATCAGTTTGCCAATAATAAGCTTAAAGAAACTATTCTGGGCAGTAAAATGGCAGGTTTTAAACAGCCTGTTTACGAAATAATTGCTTTCAATCTGCAGTCTATTTCTATTTATGATACTAAATATGAATTGTTTGAAACGAAACATCAAAGCCCAATTGCAGACAACGCTCTTGCCGATTATAATTATAAACTTCTTGATACTGTAGCTATCAAAGGGAGAAATACCTATATGATTTACTTTAAAAACAAAAAAAGAAAATCAAACAGACTTGAAGGTGTTTTATATATTGATCAGGAAAATTTTGCTGTTGCCAAAGCTGTAATGCGAATAAAAGGCGTTCTTGATATTAGCGGCATTCATGAATTTGATTATGTGCCGGGTGAAAAATTATGGTTTCAGAGCAATACAACGTTCAAAATTGTAAAAGGAAAAAACAATGAAGATATTAAAATCTTAGGCGGAACAATTCTGTTTGATGCAGATGCCGAAGAAGATGTTGAACCGAGGAAAAAAGTAGCTTCAGATTTCACTTATTTACTTTCTGAAAGTAACAATTTTGATGTTCATTACAATAACAATTCGCCCATAAAAAACCCGTCGCTTTATATTGAAATTAAAGATGATGCGAGCAAACAGCCTGAAACATTCTGGAATAAATACCGAAAAGACAGCCTCGATTTAAAAGGTCAAAAAACATATCAGTTATTAGACAGCCTTTCGATCAATAAAAGAATTGAAAAACGATTAGGATTGGGCAGAAAAATCATCAACGGTTATTTTCCTCTTGGTCCAATCGATCTTGATTTAAAGAAAATAATAAGTTACAACAACTACGAAGGTTTTCGATTGGGTCTTGGCGGTGTTACGAATGACCGATTTTCTAAAAACTTCAGAATTGAAGGATATTCGGCTTACGGAACAAAAGATGGTGTAATTAAATATAGTTTAGGCGCAGGAGTTTTGCTGGACAAAAACACAAATACATGGCTAAACGGATCTTATACTGATGATATTCGGGAAATTGCGAGTACCGTTTTTGCAGTCGATAAACGTGTTTTTAAGATTTATGATCCACGACCAATCAACATTAGTACATTCTACAGTTACACGAGCTGGAAAACCAATCTTCAAACTAAAATAATTCCAAAAACAGAAGCCGTTTTAGAATTATCAACAAGCTATATCGAGCCAAAATTTGATTATCTCTTTAATTTAAACGGAAAATTATATTCGAATTACACAATGACAACCGCAATGTTATCGATTGTATGGGCGCCATTTAGTGAATTTATGCAAACTCCAACCGGAAGAAACGAATCTGATAAAAGGTTTCCGAGATTTACTTTTCAGTACACACAATCATTGCCGAATGTATTGGGAAATGATTTTACTTTTGGAAAAATAGATTTTAAAACTGAATACGAGAAAAAATACCTCAACGGTCAAAAAACAAGTTTATTATTGCAAGGAGGTTATGCAATAGGCGACGTACCTATTACGCACTTATACAATACTGCGCCTAACAATTTAACCAAAGAAACGGTTGTGCAGCGTATTACTTTTGCCGGAAGAAACAGTTTTGAAACCATGTATTTTAATGAGTTTTTCTCCAGTCAATATATTATGTTTCAGATAAAACATGGCTTTGACCGAATTCGATTGCTACGAAAAGTTCGTCCATCAATGGTATTAGTAACCAGAATGGCTTGGGGAAACATGGAAAATCCGGAACAGCATGTTGGACCAACATACAAAACACTTGACAGAGGTTTCTTTGAATCCGGAATCGAGTTAAACAAAATCTACAAAGGTTTCGGCTTAGGCGGATTCTATCGCTACGGACCAAATCAGCTATTGAAATTTGAAGATAATGTTGCCGTTAAGATTTCTTATGTTTTGGATTTGGGGCTTTAG
- a CDS encoding cation:proton antiporter — protein MNNIKNSIFYVTVIGGFTALIYWVISKGAALEVGRGIIKKKIQSNHWNDFLHSMVENLQHPLAILLAQIVTIILVARLFGWVFRKIGQPSVIGEMIAGIVLGPSLVGMYFPEFSAALFPKESLGNLQFLSQIGLILFMFVIGMELDLKVLKNKAHDAVVISHASIVIPFALGLSLAYFIYHTFAPVGVEFASFGLFMGIAMSITAFPVLARIVQERGLQKTKLGTIAITCAAADDITAWCILAVVIAIVKAGSFTSSLYVIGLAILYVIVMLKIVRPFLKRVGDLNSTRESLNKPVVAIFFLTLLFSAYASELIGIHALFGAFLAGAIMPENNKFRNIFIEKVEDVAIIVLLPLFFVFTGLRTQIGLLNDPYLWKVTAVIIAVAVAGKFFGSALAAKFVGQNWKDSLAIGALMNTRGLMELVVLNIGYDLGVLSTEIFTMMVIMALVTTFMTGPALDFIAFIFKDKVTAIPQEIGNKSKYKILLSFATPERGKKLLKIANSLVKKQGDNSIVTAMHLSLSTEIHSFDIKDHERKMLVPVVQEAEKLNQNMVSVFKVTNDIDTDIIDTANQGEYDLLLVGLGQSIFDGTLLGKILGFTTRIVNPDRLIDKFTGKEGLFENSPFDERTRHIIAKSKMPVGIFIDKDLEEVNQIFMPIFSKEDSFLIDYAKKLINNNGSQITVLDASGEVKSTRDIQESIRSIEQIAPNHIMIMHDRTIKKEFLESQNLMIISLDSWKKLIESQSTWLNNTPSVLILKP, from the coding sequence ATGAATAATATAAAAAACTCCATATTTTACGTTACTGTTATTGGTGGTTTTACAGCTCTGATATATTGGGTAATTTCCAAAGGTGCTGCGCTTGAAGTAGGACGTGGAATTATAAAGAAAAAAATTCAAAGCAATCATTGGAATGATTTTCTTCATTCAATGGTTGAAAACTTACAACATCCTCTCGCTATTTTATTAGCACAAATTGTTACGATTATTTTAGTAGCACGTTTATTTGGCTGGGTTTTTAGAAAAATCGGACAGCCATCTGTAATTGGTGAAATGATTGCGGGTATTGTTTTAGGGCCATCTTTAGTTGGAATGTATTTTCCTGAATTCTCAGCAGCTTTATTTCCAAAAGAATCTTTAGGCAACTTGCAATTTTTAAGTCAGATTGGTTTAATACTTTTCATGTTCGTTATCGGGATGGAACTGGATTTAAAAGTGCTTAAAAACAAGGCACATGATGCCGTTGTTATTAGTCACGCAAGTATTGTTATTCCTTTTGCTCTGGGTTTATCACTGGCTTATTTTATCTACCATACTTTTGCACCGGTTGGAGTTGAATTTGCTTCTTTCGGGTTATTTATGGGAATCGCCATGAGTATTACTGCATTTCCGGTATTAGCCAGAATCGTGCAGGAGCGAGGTTTGCAAAAAACAAAACTTGGAACAATCGCTATAACTTGTGCTGCTGCAGATGATATTACAGCCTGGTGTATTCTTGCCGTTGTAATTGCAATAGTAAAAGCAGGTTCGTTTACCAGTTCTTTATATGTAATTGGTTTAGCAATTTTGTATGTAATTGTGATGTTAAAAATAGTTCGTCCTTTCCTGAAGCGTGTCGGAGACTTAAATTCGACCCGCGAAAGTTTGAATAAGCCTGTCGTTGCTATTTTCTTTTTAACCCTTTTGTTTTCTGCTTACGCATCTGAATTAATCGGAATTCATGCTTTGTTCGGAGCATTTTTAGCCGGAGCAATTATGCCTGAAAATAATAAATTCAGAAATATATTTATAGAAAAAGTTGAAGACGTTGCCATCATCGTTTTATTGCCATTATTCTTTGTGTTTACAGGTTTACGTACACAAATTGGGTTATTAAACGATCCTTATTTATGGAAAGTTACAGCAGTAATTATTGCAGTGGCAGTAGCAGGTAAATTCTTTGGAAGTGCTTTGGCGGCGAAATTTGTTGGGCAAAACTGGAAAGACAGCTTAGCAATTGGTGCTTTGATGAACACGCGTGGTTTAATGGAGTTGGTGGTTTTAAATATTGGGTACGATTTAGGTGTTCTTTCTACAGAAATTTTTACCATGATGGTTATTATGGCTTTGGTAACAACTTTTATGACAGGTCCGGCTTTAGATTTTATTGCTTTTATTTTTAAAGATAAAGTAACAGCGATTCCTCAGGAAATAGGCAATAAAAGCAAATATAAGATTCTGCTTTCGTTTGCAACACCTGAAAGAGGAAAAAAACTATTAAAAATTGCGAACAGCCTGGTTAAAAAACAAGGAGATAATTCTATTGTAACAGCAATGCATTTGTCTTTAAGTACTGAAATACATTCATTTGACATCAAAGATCATGAACGTAAAATGCTCGTGCCTGTTGTTCAGGAAGCAGAAAAGCTGAATCAGAATATGGTTAGCGTTTTTAAAGTAACAAACGATATTGATACTGATATTATAGATACCGCAAATCAGGGAGAATATGATTTATTGCTTGTTGGTTTGGGACAATCGATTTTTGATGGAACCTTGCTTGGAAAAATCCTTGGTTTTACGACCAGAATAGTAAATCCGGATCGCTTGATTGATAAATTTACCGGGAAAGAAGGTTTGTTTGAGAATTCTCCTTTTGATGAAAGAACGCGCCATATTATTGCAAAAAGTAAAATGCCGGTCGGAATTTTTATTGATAAAGATCTCGAAGAAGTAAATCAGATTTTTATGCCAATCTTTAGTAAAGAAGATTCTTTCCTGATTGATTATGCTAAAAAATTAATCAATAATAATGGTTCGCAAATTACGGTTCTTGATGCCAGCGGCGAAGTAAAAAGCACACGCGATATTCAGGAAAGTATTCGTTCAATCGAACAAATTGCACCAAATCATATTATGATTATGCACGACAGAACCATTAAAAAAGAATTTTTAGAAAGCCAGAATTTAATGATCATTAGTTTAGACAGCTGGAAAAAACTAATTGAATCTCAAAGTACATGGTTGAATAATACACCTTCGGTTTTGATTTTGAAACCATAA
- a CDS encoding LytR/AlgR family response regulator transcription factor, protein MNTKLKCLLLDDELPGLTYLKMLCEQIPEVEIVKTFNNPEKLLSEIPELDFDLLISDIEMPGIDGLHLAEMLDNKLVIFCTAYKEYAADAFNIDAVDYITKPVKLERLQKAISKAFERFNKPDSSKKFIQLNTDKGKTLLYFNQIQYIKTAVSDSRDKTVLLLDGSFLNLKNVKFDTLLNELPDADFCRVNKKEIVAVKAIKFFNHNEIVLHHLEKNNKNSTLILSETYRSDFLKKVKL, encoded by the coding sequence TTGAATACAAAACTGAAATGCTTGCTGCTGGACGATGAGTTACCCGGATTAACGTACCTAAAAATGCTTTGCGAACAAATTCCCGAAGTAGAAATTGTAAAAACGTTTAATAATCCTGAAAAACTATTGTCCGAAATTCCGGAACTCGATTTTGATTTATTAATTTCAGATATTGAAATGCCCGGAATTGATGGTTTGCATTTGGCAGAAATGCTGGATAATAAATTAGTAATTTTTTGTACGGCTTATAAAGAATATGCTGCCGATGCTTTTAATATTGATGCAGTCGATTACATTACAAAACCCGTAAAACTGGAGCGTTTGCAAAAAGCAATCTCAAAAGCTTTTGAACGTTTTAATAAACCGGATAGTTCCAAAAAATTCATTCAGCTTAATACAGACAAAGGGAAAACTTTATTGTATTTCAATCAAATTCAATACATCAAAACGGCGGTTAGCGACAGCCGCGATAAAACAGTTTTATTGCTTGATGGAAGTTTTCTGAATTTGAAGAATGTAAAATTTGATACACTCCTGAACGAATTGCCGGATGCTGATTTTTGTCGGGTAAACAAAAAAGAAATTGTAGCCGTAAAAGCCATTAAATTCTTTAATCATAACGAAATTGTTTTGCATCATTTAGAAAAAAACAATAAAAACAGTACTTTAATTTTAAGTGAAACCTATCGTTCTGACTTTTTGAAAAAGGTGAAATTATAA